Sequence from the Torulaspora globosa chromosome 4, complete sequence genome:
TCaaaaatcaatcattccTCACATCTTTCATCTTAAACctaaaatcaatcaataatTCACCACAACCTTTatcaatcaatcaaatATCCCACCACATCCACATCTTAAATCTAACaatcattcttcacatcttcatcttaaaAAACAAACAATCATTTCTCACATCCACAAAAAATAAATCAATCATCTCACCCATCTTCatgaatcaatcatcatccacatcttaaatcaatcaatcatccACAAACACTAGTCATCttgaatcaatcatcatcacaAACACTaatcatcaatcatcatcatcaatcaatcattccaACACATTTACCCCCGGAACTCCTTGTCCTGCATGACAACATTCCTCAagacgtcttatcatgcagagtccacAGTaacattaacccggacattcctcgtgacgtcatatcatgcaggtcattgccacattacccccggacattcctcctgacgccatcgcatgcaggtcattgccacattaccccggacattcctcgtgacgtcatatcatgcaggtcattgccacattaccccggacattcctcgtgacgtcttatcatgcagagtccacggcaacattaacccggacattcctcctgacgccatcgcatgcaggtcattgccacattaccccggacattcctcgtgacgtcatatcatgcaggtcattgccacattacccctgacattcctcgtgacgtcttatcatgcagagtccacggcaacattaacccggacattcctcctgacgccatcgcatgcaggtcattgccacattaccccggacattcctcgtgacgtcatatcatgcaggtcattgccacattacccctGACATTCCTCAtgacgtcttatcatgcacAACCATGGCAACCTACCCCGAACATTCCTCGcgacgtcatatcatgcagaagTTTGGCATGTTACCCCCGGACTTTCCTTATCATGCAGGGTCCTGTCGGACTTTGCCTTACCGGTCGTTATCGGCCGTTATCGCTCTCGGAGTTTTCGCACTTCGGCGATATCGGAATCCACCTCGGATATCGCTCCCCACGGAATACTGTCCCTGTTACCCCCGATTCGGGTCTTACGCTAAAATTTTGACGCGCTTTGGACACAGACCAGTGTTACATGACCACAACACAAAAGGTCTTGCGCAATCCGCTTTCTGCATTCAACATTGCTTGGGTAAAGTATTTAATCACACCGGGATGTCTACCTCATCATATCACACGCTTATCACACCAcaaaagatcttgtcaaCCGTTGCTCGACGTTTCCTGGTTTAATTATACTTACTGTTGGTGAGTTGTCTCGTCTTAAGAGTGAGAATAAAAAACCTTTGTGTCGCCCGCGCCTCGCTGCGTCGGctccttgaaaaaaaaagaccCAAAAGACTTTCTGCGACCCAcgcaaaaaaaaaaaaattgcgACGACGCGCGACGACGCgggcaagaaaaacttattCGACTTTTTCGGATGTATGGGTTACGAGAATCTGGATGTatgggtttcaagaacagtcacACAGCCGGGATCTACTACCACCGATGGATTCTACGTGATCGGCTCTGTGTGCTACGGCTCTAAAACTTTCTGCGACCCACGCAAAAAACATTTTTCACCCGATTGCGACGACGCGCGACGACGcgctcaagaaaaacttattCCACATTTTAGGAGGTATGGGtttcgagaatctggatgtatgggtttcaagaacagtcacACAGCTGGACTTTGGTCGATCTACTACCACCCATGGATTCTGCGTGCTATGATCGGCTCCACTTGACCCCTGACAGGTTCCATGTGCTATGATAGGCCCCTCTTGACCCTCTGCGTGCTATGACCGGCTCCTCTTGACGCTCTTTGATCGCTGTACCTCCCCGGGGGGCCACTATATGCCCTTTGCCTCCCACTGACAGGTTCCATGCGCTATGATTGCTCCTCTGGACCACCCCCGGCTCACCTCCTCTTGTCTATCTGCTCCGCAACTGCACAAGTCaatctttgtttttgctgGATTTTCTATTTGCTCGACTAAACTTGTATctgcaaaatgctgagaaacctaggacaagattttgcaataaTCTGTCGTGAGAGATGCTATCTAGGTGTTACCCGGACTCTAGGCACgcctgaaaattttcaaacCGTCGAGGACGTTACTCATAGACGTCCAAGACAGTGGATAGCGGATGATGTACTAGGAGTGGGCTGCTGGTACGGGGCGTAATGTAGCTGTGATAGGCTCAAGTGTTTGGGAATAGGGTAGTTGGAGTGTGGATGGTGGTTTAAttgtttgggagtaaggttgttgtagtgTAAGGTCGGGGTTgtttaagtgtttgggagtaaggcTGTTGgggagtaaggttgttgtagtgTAAGGTCGGGGtagtttaagtgtttgggagtaaggttgttgtagtgTAAGGTTGGGGTAGTAGAGTCGTTGGGTGTGGATAGTGGTCTGATATTATTCTTGGACTTGGTTATCTTGCGGATGGTAGACAGCTCAGCCCAGGAGCAGttctcttaacattgtgcCATGGTTATTCTCGTGTATGCTCTGTATGATTCTTGGATTGGGTATGTTGCGAATGGTAGACCGCTATGTCCAACGTGAAGAGGCCTTATCATTGTGCcgtggatatgtctcttgcatggtatcttgAGGATGGTAAACAGCTGAGCCCAAGTGCagtggtctcatcattgtgTGGTGATTTCCTATGCTATTAtgattcttgaagtttgcgGTTGTAGACAGCTTAGCCCAAGTGCAGTACTCCCTGCAGTGGTGGTTTCCCACGCTCTTGTAtgatgctctttgattcttggatATGGATATCTTGAGGATTAGATGGTTCAGGTCAAGTGAAGTGGTCTTATCACAGTGTGGTGGCTTTTTTTCCTCAAGTGTGCGAATTGTAGACAGCCCAAGTGAAGTAGTCTTATCAGTGCGCCTTATGagtcttgaagtttgcgGATTACAATGCTGCCTAACCTCGTGCCTTGGATATACGCCCTGGAGTGGTGATTTCCCTACTCTTGCATGGTAccttgcgaatggctcagcccAAGGGAAGTGGTGATTTCGCATGTTCTTGCATGGTACCTTGCGAATGGCCCTGCAGTAGTAGTTCTTAAACTCTCAAAGTGCCAAGTGTCCTGACTCTTAAAGTGCCAAGCGCCCCTAGTGGTTTCCTTTGTATGATTCTTAAGCGTACCGACCTGCTCAAGTGCCAAGCGCAGTACTGCAAAGTGCCCCTCTCTTGCGAAATCTGATTGACTGTCGTTTACAACTGCGCCATTTGTTTTCgcatcctcgtcgtcgcGTCGCGcataaaatttttcgccataaaatttttcgtctcCTCGCCTCCATATAAAAGCACAGGTGTTTTTCTCCCACCCAGAGTAACAGCGCAAAGCCCAGACAGTCCCCTAGGCCCTCTTGGCGCTATCTCTTGGGTCTTCTCGGCCCTTGGGTTAGAATCTAACCTGCCTCGATAAGCATTGGGCCATGGCATTCATCAAGCAATAGGGACCCTCATTCGGCCGTTCAGGTGAGTTGGACTATGTACACTGCCTAGGTAAAAGCGCCCCGGAACGGTGCCAGCTCTGGAATATCCGCCATTTCTAGAGATTGCAACATGTACAAGGGAAAACTCAACGCACCTTTGGAGTGCCAACCAGTGTGGAAACAGCCgtatttcatcaagctgtTCCACAAGCAGCTTCACTTTTTCCAGATTGGAAATTGTACCTCCTCATGCAAATAGGTCTGTTCCACAAGCAGCTTCACTTGCTTCATAAGAGAAGCGTTGTAGAACAGACCTATTTGCATGAGGAGGTACAATTTCCAATCTGGAAACGACGACGTGCTACATCTGTAGCCCCGTTTGCGCTTTAAATGCTGTTCTCCAAACTGTTCTTTCAGGTAACCTGCGCCTTGAAACCTACCGCTGCTTTGCGAACGGATGCGGGCCAAATatctgttcaatttcaggaCATTCGACCAATTCTTCTGTGTGATCTTTATGTTCCCAGATCTGCCGTAGAGCAGTCCAttcaaagttgaaaaaCAACTGCGCTACATTTATTTGTTGTTCGCTCAATCTGTGCCATAAGCAACGGTATGTCTCGTAAATTTCTCTGGCGGTTTTCGAAAAGACACCACTGAGACGGACGCCCCTCTCTGATTCAAGAGCTCTTATTggtttcttcgagctcagCAGATTCAGATACCACACTATTGGCATTTCCAATGTCACCTCTTTATGGAACTCAGTGAGATATGGGAATGGGTCCTTGTAGTAGGGCTCTATCTCCTTCAgatgttcttcaaattgttcatcatccagcagcattCTCCGGACAGCGAGAACCTCTATAGCAATGCGGCGATATGACTTTCCTTGTGTCTCTGCTGTTCCGTCTGGTCGAGGACACAGACAGGCACCGCAATCTTTGCATTTTCCATAGGCCGTGAAAACTCCCCAAGGGCAAAAATGGATGTCAATACCGTAGAGAAATAGGTTGCTCAGAGCGTATCCCCTGAATCCCAGAAAATAAAAGATTTCGCTAAAGCCCTCCCATCCGTGATAATTACTTTTGAATCTCTTCGCATCAGCAGTGCGGAATGGGAGGTTGTTGTTGGCTGAAGTCAAACCGCCAGAGGTGCGGCTCACGTACCCGTCTGTCCCTACCACGTCCGCCATTATATCTACATCTCCCTGCAGATGTTGGGTAGCTACAGGCAAAGTTTCAAATGCTTCACAGCACCCACTGTGCGGATTTGAACCAGGGACCAATTCAAGGTTATAGAACTTTCGTATCTGAGCAGCTAGACAGGCTTCTTTCACTGCCGGCAGCAAAGGATCATTATAACTTGGATATCTGCCTTCGCCTCTCAGAAGAAAACACAGTCCTGACTCTCTCAGCCGCCCAATCATCTGGATGAATTCCAATATATTGGGACTGAaattgatgatgatcaCCATCTTTAGGCTCGCAATACTGATGCCCTCCGTTACCAGCTTCGTCCCGATCAGCAGTTCTTTGCTGCCGTCGTTCATGAAGGACCGCGCCCGCGCAGCCTTCTGCTCAGAGGACAAGTTTCCATGTACCCACACAAGGTTGAATAGAGGCGCCCATTCGCTTGCCAACGCCTCCACGAGGCTGATCTCATTGACAACGACGATGGCCTTCGAGTTTGGCCGACGTTTAAACAGCCCTCGCAGCATCTTTACAGCCTCCAGTTTGGGGTCGTCAgagcttttgaactctTTGTGAATATGTCCCAGGGGCATCTCAGCGACAAGGTTAGCACAAGGTTGCTTTGGAGTAATCTTTACTTGGTCGGTAACCTGCTCCACACTTGTCGGAGCTCTTTCCAGCCCTTTGAAGCCGATCTGATGTAACGCCCCCTCCGCAATGTCTGGAGGAGCAGTGGCACTGAAAAACAGGGTCTTTTCAAAGGCGTCAAAGTTCAGATTCCGCATTCTCTTGAAGCGGCTGGAGCGGTACGTTTCGCTCAGCAAGTTGTGAAACTCATCAATAATGATATATCCGAGCTTCATATCTTTTCTCCTCAAACTACTCCCCACCGTGTTGCCCCATCCACAAATCCTTTCCCCAAACCGGTAGGAATCCAGATCACCACATAATCACACCGTCGTGCCCCAGCTCTATGAATTTTCTAATGTTTGACACCTGCAGACAGTTGCTTTTCTGCAACCGAGCTATGCAAGCAGTCAAAAGAACAGTGTAGGGCACAAACACGAACGAGACGTATTTGCAAGTGGTCTTAGAAGCTAGCGCTGCTAGCGGCAGTTGAAACAGTTCGGTTTTTCCGTACCCAGGAGCCGCCTGGACAATCAGAGAGGCTCTTTGGGACATGTAGATGTCCATGCAGAGCGACTGTTGCTTCGAATCACGGAACTGAAAGTCGGGGCCAAATAGACTCCGGCCCGCAACAAACAGGTCGTCCGAATCGCGGATCTCCCTAGGTCTCTCTTTGACAGGCCAGGAATAATTTAACACCCTGTCGTTTTCAACATTTTCAACCACTGTTTCGTCGGCATCGCCCTCGACATTTTCAACTGTTTTGCCGGCATCCCCCTCAACATTTTCAACTGGATCGTCGTTAACATCACCCTTACTCTTCCCATCTGCGCCTCCAGAGCTTTCCCAAGGTAAGACCTTTTCGAGTCCGAGCCAAGCTATCCATCTCTCTGAGGCACGTTCCTGCAAGACGGTGGCAGTCGTGCCGCTTACATGAGAGAGAGAAAAATCATCCACCCCGTAGACCGTCAGTCCCGTCCTGGCCGAGTGATTGGCCATGAGTTCGTTCACCATGGACTCCATGAGATCGGTGGGTATCTCGCCACCAACATAATTTTTCGAGACAGCCGACATTGCCTGGCGCAGCTCCCTAAAGGTGAGCTTTTCTCTGTCACCTTGAGGAAACTTAAACAGGTATCTGCGAAAGGCAGAATATTTTACAAAATCGCCCGATGTTGTATCGAGAAACAGATACGTTTGAAGGGCAGTGCGCGAAACAGCTTGTCGGGTGACGTCCTTTCGAAGGACTACATCCTGTATATCCATCCAGTTATCGACACGGAAAGCACCATAATCTTTACCCAGAGCGTTTATTTGCATCTGTCTAAGAACGACAATGAAATAGAACAAGTGGGGGGGAAGTAGTCTTTAGGATCGGAGCTGTTGCGCCGGTTTTGTTGTAATCGCAAAAGAGCTGCACGCGTCTGGAAACGTCCTCAACGTAGACATTTCTTTGAGGGCCGCTGAAGGCAAGGAGCTGCAACTCTGGGAAACGGTACGGGAATCCAGCTGCAAAGTACACCATCCACATCAAGGTACATGCGATTTCATCGACAGCATGGGCAACCTGTTTGTTGACTGCTTCTGATAGTCTTCCATGTTTCTCCCTCCTGAATTTAGGCATCAAGACTTGACGATATTCTACGGGAATCAGATGCAACAGTGATCCTCCATCCCAAAACTTGTCTGTGCCCCTTTTTGCTTCTCTGAAGGAGACATCGCGATTCCTCAAGATGGCTCCTGCAATTTGATCCACAGTGGGCATGAAGAACAGTTTGTCcaatttttcgaaattcTCCCTAAAGACAGAATGGCACTCAAAGTAAAAATCACGAATGTAACTGCGATCAAACAGCTTACCCAGAATCATAATTCCTTGCGCTGAGGGCACCAGGGATATCTGGTAGCGATTAAGgttctcctcctcctcaaCTGTTTTATGGTAAACTGTCGTGATCCATTTCCACATTGGAGTACCAGAttcgtcatcgaaaagatcatcatctgcagCAGAGCACATGCAGGCGAATGTCAGGAACGCTTTCAAACTGTCCAAGGTTTTTCTGATACCCCTTGCTGATTTGGGATTCCTGATTCCCTTCATGTCGTCGTTGCCCGCAGCAGGAGTTCCGACCTTATGTgtttcgtcatcctcatcttcgtcttcttcgttgtcTGAATCATCGGGAATAAACCTGCTAGGCACAGACGAACCAAACTTTATCGCACAGCACATAACCAAGGTTTCAAGGACATGGCCAAGCGTGTCTTTTCCTTTCATCATATCAACGCACACTTGAGACAAGTAAGTCACATCAATGTCCCTACTCTCCTTATCGGCAAATGCCGTCTGAAGCTTGCCAGTATCGATCTCAGTGTAGCCCGCCGAGCCCCTAGGTTTCTTATAGGCAGCAAAAATAGATAAACGGTTAACACGTAGCAGTAAAAACAAAATTGGCGCTATTCTGACACTGTACTGCTTGATTGTGTCGCGCCGGAATttctttatcaaagatTCCTTATAAACAAAGCTGTTGAAGCAACTCCTCATGGCACAACGTTTAGGAGTCAAGGAAGCAAGATCATAACAGCGAGTCATGACTTCCTGAGCAATCTTTGTGAAAAAGCCTCTTTTGCCGTCAAACTCCCTGAGAATAGCAAAGTCAGCTTAAGTAAAGTGTAAGTTACAATGTTAATCCTCTCGGGGATTACATGTCCTCTGGTGGCATGAACCGTACGTATTTTTTCACATTATGTGGAAAGGTGATTGGGAACATCTTTGATTTCGTCGTTCGAGGACCCATCAcattttgaagaagtcgGGTTTCTGGTTCTTTACCAACCGAATCTTTTTGGGGGCTGACTGATGTGCCTAGTAGGTAGGACTTTAAATCAGTCTTGCATAGTTTTGAAATGGCTTGCAAATTGATGACTTTATGGATAAACTTACCTGAATATGGGTTCCTGACCACTTTCCATACATAAGTAATCGTGCCCAATACCATCTGTTTTATCTCCCGTGTTTCGCCGTATAATGCGGTAAGTTCTATACATAAAGGATGGGCAGGATATGTCACCGCCAAATCCTTTGATTTTCACCAAAAAAAGAAGCCTTTCATTTGTCGCCAAGGGAACGCGAAGCTCGCCGCGGGACAGCGCAGAAGAATCGTTTGAGAGTCATTACGAGCATGACTCATGACTCAGACACAGTCATTGGTGACTCGTCCGGTTACTCATGGTTTCATGACCTTCGTGGTAATATCCAATCGATGCTCAAAGAAGCACCCAACAAGTGGATCCAACAACTGCACTGGGGCAGGGGTGATGTTGCTACATAAAGCGTACGTCCCGCAGGGCCTTCCAATTCTCGAGACCAACTCTCCAACATGTCCCCCTATTCTCCACAAGTACAAGAGCTCCTTGAGTGGGATAAAGAACACCTATGGCATCCGTTTTCCACCCTCAGTAACCCGTTCCCTGTGTACCCCGTGCGCTCCGCAGAGGGCTGCCAGATTACTCTGGATACCAGAGACCACCAAAAAGTCGTAGAGGCAATGTCCTCCTGGTGGTGCGTGATCCACGGTTACGATAACCAAGAACTCAAGGATGCCATGAAGCAACAGATTGACCAAATGTCCCACGTCATGTTTGGCGGATTGACGCACAAACCAGCGGTCGAGCTGGGTAAGAAGCTCTTGCGCGTTATTGACCATCCTCGACTCCACTCGATATTCTTCGCCGACACAGGCTccgtcgctgtcgaagTGGCAATGAAGCTGGCCATTCAGTACAACTACTGCAAAGGCTCGAAAAAGTCCAAGTTCCTCACCATAAGGAATGGCTATCACGGTGACACTTTTGGCGCGATGAGCGTCGGAGACCCAAGCAACCCGATGCGCacgttcttcaaagagcacCTGCCACAAAACATTTTCGTCAAGGCACCTACCCTCCTACACACGCTGCCAACGTCCAACATATGTCTCGAGAATCcagaacttttcaaagagtccGCCAAATGGCACCCCCAAGACTTTGCCGAGTTCCAAAAGGCAATTGATGAACATCATGACAGTATATGCGCTGTCATCTTGGAgccgcttcttcaaggagccGGCGGCGTCAGACTCTATCATCCTCAATTCTTGATTGAGGCGAGAAAGGCCTGCAACAAATATGGGATCCCTTTCATCATGGACGAGGTCGCCACCGGGTTTGGTCGTACCGGAGAGATTTTTGCGTTCAAACACTGCCGCGAGTACCAAAGGCTCTCAAATGTTCCACCGGAGGACCAAGTTGACGTCTTCCCAGACATACTCTGCGTCGGAAAGGGTCTGACTGGAGGATCCTTGAGCTTCAGCGCGGTCGTGACCACCGCCGAGATTGCCGCCGGCGTTTCTATGTCTGACGGTCCGACTCGGGGCTATTTTATGCATGGGCCGACGTTCATGGCGAATCCATTAGCGTGCAGCGTAGCAAGCAAATCCCTCGATATCTTGCTGAGGGGAGAATGGAAGATCCAAGTCATGGCGATCGAGAAGCAATTGTTTCAAGAGTTGTATCTGGATATCACACGCGATGAGCGTCTCATGAAGAGCGTCGTCGACCATGTAAGAGTTGCAGGGGCCGTCGGAGTCGTGCAACTCCAAGACCCGATCAATGTTCCTTGGTTTCAAGAGCAATGTATTCTGCGCAACGTTTATCTCCGGCCTTTCAAAAACATCTGCTATGTCATACCCCCATTCACAATATCAAGAGAGGAGTTGAAGGTAGTGACAAAGGCCATAAAAGAGGTACTCAACGTTTGCTTGGAAAAAAAGTATCAAGCTTGATTCTTTGTATTCACTCTGCGACGCGCTCGGGCCTGCGTTCAGACTCACTTTGGATAAACCTACATAGTTGAATCTCGTAACCAAGAGATAAACGCGCTCATCGCAACCGTTGAGTTATGTGGCCTGAGTCGTCCCGCTAATGACTCAGAGTCATCGCCCAACAATTTAAATAGCCCACAACGATGCTTGGACCGTTTCCAATTGGTATAAAAGGCCTTGTTTGAAACCATAGCATGCCATGATAATTTCTCTCACTCACCAGGCAGAATGTCCACCAAGAACCTACATTTATTTGACACCTTTGAAAAGGACGGCAAGAAATTTGCCCGGATCCCAAAGCATACCATCAATGCTGGTACCTCCCCCAAGTACTCAGACCTTGTCGTCAAAGACAAGTCCGACTTCAAAGcaattgttgaaaagctggaaCTTTACGGACTTTGTGTTGTGAAGCATTACCTAGAGCCAGAAACTTGTGAGcacatcaagaaagagctggagcCACATTATTTCCGCCACCAAGAATGGAATGGTTCTCCGTTCCCAAAAGAAACTACTGTCGTCACCAGAGCGGCTTTGGCGTCCCCAACTTGCATGGACAAGATAGCCCTCGATGACACATTCTACAAGGTCTCTTACCATTTCATGTCAGAGTCGAATGTCTTCTGGATCGGCGACGGCAAGTTGAGACGTTCAGAGACGGATGTGCAACTGTACTCGAGCATCATTTACAGGGTTGGCGCCGGTGCCGGCGACCAGATGTATCATCGTGAAGACATGGCGCTGCACAATGCACATCCTCGCCGCGAAAAGTACCACTACGGCGATGACGTCCAGGTTGGCCTTGCTGTTGCTTTGACACCTATGAACAAGACAAACGGAGCCACCAGGGCTATCATTGGATCTCACTTGTGGGGCCCTCTTGATGGACCATACGAATTCGACCCTCAGCGCGAACTCTAcctggagctggaagaaggCGACGGGACGTTTATGCTTGGCAGCACATACCATGCAGCAAGTTCTAATCACAGTGACGCAGATAGAATCGGAGCGTTCTTTTTCATGAGCAAGACCTACTTGAGACAAGAGGAAAATTACCATGCGGACATGGAGCccgctttctttgagaacATGTCATTCAAGGCTCTCAAGATACTTGGCTTGCACACCAGCCTACCTTTCTGTGGTCACATTGGCTACAGAAGCCCAGCCTTTGTGCTCAATCCAAAACTCAAAGAGGCGTCGCAAGCTGGTAAGGGCAATTACACTGAAGTTATATACCCAGTGTTTGAGTAAAAGATAGTCCTGTATCCGTTTATCTAAAAATCATTACATCTTCTCTAATAAGTTAGCTTACCCTTTCTTAGGTAAGCAATGTTCTCTCTGACTATTTGCCTGACAGGCTTCTCGAAAATAtcatcaatctcttccagcgTTCTGTTCTTTGTTTCTGGCATGAACAACAACTGGTATGGAATACCAATGGCGATCGCAATGCCACCGTAAAAGCCCAAAGTCAAACCTGTGTACGTGAACGCACTTTGCATTCTTTCGAAATTGTATGTCACAGTAAAGGCGAACAGATACAGCAGAGCTGAACAAACAGTCATACCCACAGACCTAGTACCCAACGAAAAAGACTCGGAAGGCAGCACCCATGTCAATGCCGCATAGGAACCGAATGCCATGTTGTAAATAATCTGACCCGTCAGATATACACCCTCTGCTGCGATCAAGTTTGAATCCTGATACAGATATCCGACACC
This genomic interval carries:
- a CDS encoding DEAD/DEAH box helicase, with amino-acid sequence MKLGYIIIDEFHNLLSETYRSSRFKRMRNLNFDAFEKTLFFSATAPPDIAEGALHQIGFKGLERAPTSVEQVTDQVKITPKQPCANLVAEMPLGHIHKEFKSSDDPKLEAVKMLRGLFKRRPNSKAIVVVNEISLVEALASEWAPLFNLVWVHGNLSSEQKAARARSFMNDGSKELLIGTKLVTEGISIASLKMVIIINFSPNILEFIQMIGRLRESGLCFLLRGEGRYPSYNDPLLPAVKEACLAAQIRKFYNLELVPGSNPHSGCCEAFETLPVATQHLQGDVDIMADVVGTDGYVSRTSGGLTSANNNLPFRTADAKRFKSNYHGWEGFSEIFYFLGFRGYALSNLFLYGIDIHFCPWGVFTAYGKCKDCGACLCPRPDGTAETQGKSYRRIAIEVLAVRRMLLDDEQFEEHLKEIEPYYKDPFPYLTEFHKEVTLEMPIVWYLNLLSSKKPIRALESERGVRLSGVFSKTAREIYETYRCLWHRLSEQQINVAQLFFNFEWTALRQIWEHKDHTEELVECPEIEQIFGPHPFAKQR
- a CDS encoding uncharacterized protein (similar to Saccharomyces cerevisiae YLR462W), which encodes MTRCYDLASLTPKRCAMRSCFNSFVYKESLIKKFRRDTIKQYSVRIAPILFLLLRVNRLSIFAAYKKPRGSAGYTEIDTGKLQTAFADKESRDIDVTYLSQVCVDMMKGKDTLGHVLETLVMCCAIKFGSSVPSRFIPDDSDNEEDEDEDDETHKVGTPAAGNDDMKGIRNPKSARGIRKTLDSLKAFLTFACMCSAADDDLFDDESGTPMWKWITTVYHKTVEEEENLNRYQISLVPSAQGIMILGKLFDRSYIRDFYFECHSVFRENFEKLDKLFFMPTVDQIAGAILRNRDVSFREAKRGTDKFWDGGSLLHLIPVEYRQVLMPKFRREKHGRLSEAVNKQVAHAVDEIACTLMWMVYFAAGFPYRFPELQLLAFSGPQRNVYVEDVSRRVQLFCDYNKTGATAPILKTTSPPLVLFHCRS